The Bos mutus isolate GX-2022 chromosome 11, NWIPB_WYAK_1.1, whole genome shotgun sequence nucleotide sequence CACTATATCTGTCCCTTCACCTCCGGCCACTCTCAATTTGAGATTATCAACCTGCATGTACATGGGATCATTGAACCCTTGGAATTACATGGGCCCTCCATGGTGATTGGCCTGTGGGCATTTTCTGGGGAGGGGACCCATGACTGAGCAGATTTTCCAAGAAGTCTCTGAGTCTAGAAAGATGCAGAACCATTAAAAGGCCCTTCATGACCACCACCTTGGGCAGGGTATGGACTTTGCTGCAGACGCAAGGGGCACAAGCACACAAAGCCAATCAGAGTCTATGCTCAGCTCTCTTCTCAACCCCCTCCACAGCCTGCAGGAGCAGCTATGTCAGCTGTACCCACGACTGAAGGTGCTGGCATTTGGGGCAAAGCCGGAATCCACGCTGCATACCTACTTCCCCTCCTTCCTGTCCAGAGCCACCCCTGGCTGCCCTCCGGAGATGAAGAAAGAGGTGAGGAGCTGGTGGGAGGTGCCTTTCTCCTTCTTGGGGTGGGGTAAGGTCCCTATCTGCTGACAGGCCCTGCCACTGGGAGCCTGTTTTCTCCCCTCTTTGCCCCGCCCTCCCCAGCTTGGTCCCAACAGCCAACTGCTGGCTCCTTTATGCTTCACTCTcagaagaatggagctgaaaaGGCAGCTTGTTCAGATCTGACCAGTCTCTCATGGTCCCTTGCAGACAAGCTAATTTTTATCTCAGGAGCCCCTTCTTCCCCTTTATAGCCTCTTGGAGATTTTGAGGGTATGGGCACAATTTCTCTGCCCTTCAGGGTGGAGTGCTGCCTGGGGGGCCCCACTTGGCACTAACTAAGAGGGGGAGTTAGCTCTTAGCACTCCCCACCATTGCCCGGGGCCCAGCAGTCTCTCCCTTCTATCTCCTGTGCAGCTCCTGAGAAGCCTGACTGAGTGCCTGATGGTGGACCCCCTCAGCACCAGCGTCTGGCGGCAGCTCTACCCCAAGCACCTGTCACAGTCCAGGcaggtggcggggtgggggtcaCCTGCCTCTGATCCACACAGAGAAACCTTAATTTACTCTTCATGGTGTGTCCTGTCCAAAAGCAGAAGGGGGATGTTTGTCACTGTTGTTCAGGCTCATACCTGTGGGGGCTTTGCAGGGAGGCTTCCACGAAGCTGCTcctctgtgggggtgggggacagggcaTGGAGGGTCTTTCAGCCTGAAGGAGCTGGGGCCCATGGAGGATGGGAGGGGCCAGGTGGGCCTCCTGATGGGAAAGGATTGTGCTTTCCCCACAGCCTGCTGCTGGAACACCTGCTCAGGTCCTGGGAGCGTATTCCCAAGAAGGTGAGCTGGGAAGACATGGCAGGCTGAGCCTCGTCTGGGTTCTGAGTTCGTACCCCCGCCACTGGCCCCGCTTTCTGGGAAGGTGCTCCATTAGCACTTCTGGTGTGGAATACGAAGCAGAATGGAAGCTCAGGGTTCACTTGTGGGCTAAATCTTAACATTCTCAGCCTAGACTTCTCTTACTCTACAGACACAGGAGTCATTGCAAGAAACCATTCAGTCCTTCAAGCTTACCAACCAGGATCTGCTGAGGAAGGGCGGCGGCAGCAATCAAGATGTCGTCACCTGCGACTCGGCCTGCAAGGTGCCAGCGCCCAGCCCACTGCCCTCGCCTCCCACCACCACCCATAGACTTTTCTCCTCGCAGTCTCTGCACACCCTGGGTTGGACCTGTATGACATTCCTGCCCCACCTGCCGCTGGAACTCCCACCACCTCTGGAGTAGTGAGAGGGCTGGATCCTCTCTGTGGAAGGCTGAGCTTGAGGCCTGCCTTAGGAGGCCAGGGCCAGCCCCACTCCCTTCTGACCACTGctccctgccccttctccttctagaGTCTGTTGCAGCAGGCTCGGGGCTTCCAGCTGCCCTGGACACGGCTACTTCTGTTGGTGCTGGTCTTTGCCATAGGTTTCCTGTGCCATGACTTCCGGTCACACAGCTCTTTCCAGGGTAAGCAGGGATTGGCTGGCAAAGGAGATAGCCAGGGGCTTTTTGTGGGGACACAGAGCTGGATGTACCACTCCCCGCCCCTGCACACACTCcagaacagacatttttctgaCAGATGTGTCTGTGCTTTGCATTGTAGAAATGCTTCATATTCATGGTCTTATTTGAGTAGTGTtaccttgtttttaatttttgaggaaattgaggctcagaaagatttaCCAATTAGCATAACATCACAGCTAGGAAGTAGAAAGGCTGACCCTCAGACTCGAGGTTTCCTGATGCCCAAGTCCACAGCTCCACCTGGCTGCACCCTTCTTGCTCTCCTGGCCTGCAACCCTCCCTCCACACGTGCTCCAGAGCAGAATGGAGCCAGCTCTGCAACCCCGTGAGCATGTCCAGTTCTGCCCCATCCCTCACTGAGTCTGCTCTGGGGCCTGTAGTGCCTGCCTCCCCAGTCCCAGTCCCTGCCCCGCTCACCTCCTCACTCACCCAAGGCCCCCTCTCCGCAGCCTCCCTTTCTGGCCAGCTGCTTCAGTCATCTGGTGTCTTGCCTGCTGGCCAACAAGCATGCACCAAGATCTACTCCTATAGCTTGCAGGGCTACAGGTGAGACCTCCGGGAGTGGGATGGGGGGTACctagaggggagagggaggcgtGGGAGAGAGAGGGCTTGCCTGTTCAGGGTGGTGACAGCATTGACAGTCAATGGGAAGCCGCTGTGGTTTTCCCCTCCCAAGGCCTACCTTGCCCCAGCTGTTCTTAGGCCAGCCTGCTTGGGAGACTCCAGacaccttcttcctccctctgtgtCTCCCCTACAGCTGGCTGGAGAAGACATTGCCAGCCTGGGGCTCCCACCTGCTGACTGTGGTGAGGCCTGGCTTGCAGCTGGCCTGGGCCCACACCAATGCCACCGTCGGCTTCCTTTCTGCCCACTGTGCCTCACACCTTGCCTGGTTCGGTGACAGCCTCGCCAACCTCTTCCAGAGGGTAAGCCAGAGACAGAGAGGTCAGAGAAGGCTCTGACCTCTTGCCGGATGGCTGTGTTCTTGGGAAGGTGCAGCCCCACGTGGACTGCCTTTCCTGTCGTTCTAACCCATCCATTCTCCATGGTCCAGCTACAGACCCAGCTCCCTGACACCCTGAACCAGCTGCTCCGTTCTCTGAGGGAGCTGCTCCTGTTTCTTTATCACAGCATCCTGCTGCCTACGTGGCACATGCTGCTTGAGGCCCTGGCCCAGATCCAGGAGCACTGCCACGAGGCATGCAGGTGAGACCCTACCCCAGGGCTCCAGCAGGAGGCCTGTGACCCCAGGCCCTTTCTCCAGGGACACAGCTCCCCTTTTGTTTTTCTCGCTCTGCCCTGCCTCCTGCGCATCCCTTGGGCACTTTGGGATCGGGGTTGTGAGTATTAGCTACAGCTCTTTGACTTAACACAGCTGCACATCACAATTTCCCAACCCCCGAAATGTCTGCTTTCCTCCCAGAGGCGAGGTGACTTGGGACTGCATGAAGACACAGCTCAGTGAGGCCGCTCACTGGACCTGGCTCAGACTACAGGACACCACAGTGGCTTTCTTGGACTGGGCACTTGCCATGATATCCCAGCAGTAGGCCCTGCCTCCCTGGCTGCTGGGCTCTGTCTGGAGCAGACCCCTGGAGACTGTTGGGGCAGAGAGTGGCAATTCTGCAGGGGAGTCTTTGTTACTTGGTGCCTAAGTTCTGTCTCCTCAGCAAGTGGTAGGCTGCCTCTGCCTCAGTTCTTCCGGTTTGGTGGCAGCGAGCCCAGAGGTATCTCAGCCTCCAACCCACGACTCCACTGACCACTGCTCTGCCCGACTGACTGTACATGGCTCCCAGCCTTTATCCTTGGGCCTGGTAGCCTCTCTTGTCTCTGCTCTCCACTTCCTTCTCTCTCATTCTTGAAGCCTCAAACAGCTCATCTTGAAAAGGTGGACTCCAGGAAATGGCTTCTGCATTCTTCTGACAAACGATTCCTGCTCCCAGACCTTAACCacggcaggaaaaaaaaagggacttCTAGAAGAATCTAGAAGAATGTAGCACCACAGTGGATGGTAGCAGCTTTGTCTCTGCCCACAGTCTGGGTGTGGCTGTCCGTGGACATGTAGGCCTGGATGGAGAGGCCTCTCACCTCAAAATGTTCAACTTAGGTCCTTCAAGGCTTCTACTGCTCCTGTCATCATGGTCCTACATCCTTGCTCTCTGTCCCCCTTCAGTGCTGGGGGCGGTCTCAGCCTCCGAGTTCAGCCCTTCTCCACTGCCCACCCCTGCCATCTGTCTGGAGAGCAGAGCCCAGGTCATCATGTGCCTCAGGCCCAGGAAATCATCCAGCAACCTGTTGAGACAGGACACAGCATGGGCTTGTGGATATGCCTACTTGATGGAATAAAGGACACagatttgatttctagttttccTCTGTGCCTCTTCATACAGAAATTCCTACAGTTGTGGACAGGACGACAAAATGTGAGCTCCTGCACATTCTTTAGCCCTCTGCCCTCCCAAAGGTTGTAGCCTCTGGCCATAGTTGAGCTTCTGGCAAGGAAAGCCTGCTTCCATCATTCTAAAGTTTGGCCTGTCGAGGGTTCTAGACGCCCTACTTGCTCACTTATCATCTCACTTGTCCTTGTGATTCGTGTCCCAAGATTGCCTTGGGAGCTTGAGGATTATATGCCTGGAAAAGTCGGGGAGAGTGTCCTAGAGGAATTCTTGGCCAGCAATCAGAGGATGCCTCCTTCCTTGCCAGGACCTTCATTTATTAATTGATCCATTTTATAGGCAGTGAGTGAAAGATTCAGAACTCCAAGAGACACATGAGTCAAGGGTTTATCACCCATGTCCCTTTTAATTTGACTTGAGACTATAACAAGTCAGCTAACAGCACACGTTTTTCAGTTCTCACCTGAAGTTTCTTTCCTTGAGTGTTTAAAGAATGTAAGCAGTACTAGAGGTGCACTGCCCACTTTAGCGTCCATGGGCTGAGTTCTGTTTCCATCACGAGCACCTGAGCTGACTAGCAGGGGTGATGGCCAGCTGCCGCTTTTCCTTTCACAGGCGGCCCTGACGTGCTGCCTCCATTTTTCAGCCACGGGATTATCAAGTAGCAAGCGTAGCAAAATCTTGACACGAAGTCTTGAGGACTGGAACATCTTCCTTTCCTTGTTAGGATGTAACTTACCACGCTGGGCAGAAGCCTGCTTTTGTAGTGGCAGTCAGCCCTGACGATTTTTTCCCAGAAGAAGAAACCCCACCCCACAAAGGACCAAAGTGTAGGCCTGCTGGCAGAACTGTCCACAGGTCCCCAGACATGTTCCATTGCTTCAGTTCTTTACCTAAAGTCAGTTACAGATGGGTTCAATT carries:
- the TMEM214 gene encoding transmembrane protein 214, which codes for MAAKTAGGGRWEVVKKGRRPGAGGSGKGGGGDRRALGEANGVWKYDLTPPIQTTSTLYERGFEKIMKRQNKEQVPPPAVEPKKPGNKKQAKKVATLTNQNQKQGRFRSLEEALKALDLADLQKELDKSQSVFSGNPSVWLKDLASYLNYKLQVPPSEPTLSQHPHDYPYSLVSRELRGIIRGLLAKAAGSLELFFDHCLFTMLQELDKTPGESLHGYRICIQAILQDKPKIVTTNLGKFLELLRSHQSRPAKCLTIMWALGQAGFTNLTEGLRVWLGIMLPVLGIKSLSPFAIAYLDRLLLMHPNLTKGFGMIGPKDLFPLLDFAYMPNNSLTPSLQEQLCQLYPRLKVLAFGAKPESTLHTYFPSFLSRATPGCPPEMKKELLRSLTECLMVDPLSTSVWRQLYPKHLSQSSLLLEHLLRSWERIPKKTQESLQETIQSFKLTNQDLLRKGGGSNQDVVTCDSACKSLLQQARGFQLPWTRLLLLVLVFAIGFLCHDFRSHSSFQASLSGQLLQSSGVLPAGQQACTKIYSYSLQGYSWLEKTLPAWGSHLLTVVRPGLQLAWAHTNATVGFLSAHCASHLAWFGDSLANLFQRLQTQLPDTLNQLLRSLRELLLFLYHSILLPTWHMLLEALAQIQEHCHEACRGEVTWDCMKTQLSEAAHWTWLRLQDTTVAFLDWALAMISQQ